Proteins from a single region of Sphingomonas swuensis:
- the cueR gene encoding Cu(I)-responsive transcriptional regulator, translating to MKIGQISSASGVSQRMIRHYEKIGLIPQAVRRESGYRDYDERDLHTLHFIGRARDLGFPIEDIRQLLQLWHDRSRSSADVKALALTRAEELGRKARQLEQMRATLQGLADACSGDDRPDCPILACLESEERTPKGA from the coding sequence ATGAAGATCGGTCAGATTTCATCAGCTAGTGGCGTCAGTCAGCGGATGATCCGACACTACGAGAAGATCGGCTTGATACCGCAGGCAGTCAGGCGCGAGTCCGGCTATCGCGATTACGACGAGCGTGACCTTCACACTCTTCACTTCATCGGCCGCGCGAGAGACCTCGGTTTCCCCATAGAAGACATCCGCCAGCTTCTCCAGCTCTGGCACGACCGGTCCCGTTCTAGCGCTGATGTGAAGGCACTGGCTCTCACCAGGGCAGAAGAACTCGGCCGTAAGGCCCGCCAGTTGGAGCAGATGCGCGCCACTCTGCAGGGCCTTGCCGACGCTTGTAGCGGTGATGATCGGCCTGATTGCCCCATCTTGGCATGCCTTGAGTCTGAAGAGCGTACGCCAAAAGGAGCTTGA
- a CDS encoding copper resistance system multicopper oxidase, producing the protein MFDKLALERRQFLRAAALGGAGVGFAAAMPAWAQTVSRGIARPLPTVSGSDIALTIGQVAVKVDGKLSRAIGVNGTVPAPLVRLKEGERVRLRVQNTLDEESSIHWHGLLVPFQMDGVPGVSFPGIMPRSTFTYEFAVPHYGTYWYHSHSAYQEEDGLYGPIVIDPAGPDPVAYDREHVLVLSDHTPLSGATVYKKLKQMGGGYFNHQRLTLSGALAGRDMPAKERREWAKMRMDPADIADVTGSTYNFTVNGHGPYDNWTGLFRAGERVRLRIINASAQTNFNVRIPDLPMTVVQADGQNVRPVTVDEFQIGVAETFDVVVTPGDRAYSFVSEAIDRSGMGRATLAPREGMFAPVPPLRPRPLLTMKDMGMDMSGMAGMDHGGMAMDGPNVPNVAVRRGVDPSAEQNASRNLWKLTGWKEPTEHGTIKAAAGAAVAATMSGMGQGSMAGMDHAAMGHGAAGPAAAGSMAGMDHSAMGHGSPAQGGAMQGMDHGSMSMRDFKNAPQVDKNPGVQSISPMPMDRTGEPPQGLEGMDHRVLTYRDLVALQRNPDVRAPTRQLEIHLTGNMERYMWGFDGKKLSDPADPIPFRLNERVRVTLVNDTMMPHPIHLHGHFFELVTGHGAYAPRKHTVNVPPGGKMTFDVTADAAGDWAFHCHNLYHMTAGMMRVVTVRPLQGDMQNDLAS; encoded by the coding sequence ATGTTTGATAAGCTCGCTCTCGAGCGGCGCCAGTTTCTGCGCGCCGCCGCCCTTGGCGGTGCCGGCGTCGGCTTCGCTGCTGCTATGCCCGCCTGGGCACAGACCGTGTCTCGCGGGATCGCTCGGCCGCTACCTACCGTTAGCGGCTCTGATATCGCTCTGACGATCGGCCAAGTCGCCGTGAAGGTGGACGGCAAGCTTAGCCGCGCCATCGGAGTGAACGGCACCGTGCCAGCTCCGCTTGTCCGCCTCAAGGAGGGTGAGCGTGTACGCCTGCGGGTGCAGAACACGCTTGATGAAGAGAGCTCGATCCACTGGCACGGGCTGCTCGTGCCTTTCCAGATGGACGGGGTTCCAGGCGTCAGCTTTCCAGGCATCATGCCTCGCTCGACCTTCACCTACGAGTTCGCGGTCCCTCACTACGGGACGTACTGGTACCATTCGCATTCGGCCTACCAAGAGGAGGATGGCCTCTATGGCCCGATCGTGATCGATCCGGCTGGGCCTGATCCTGTCGCTTACGACCGCGAGCACGTGCTCGTCCTCTCCGATCACACGCCGCTGAGCGGCGCCACGGTCTACAAGAAGCTGAAGCAGATGGGCGGTGGCTACTTCAACCACCAGCGCCTGACCCTCTCGGGTGCGCTTGCCGGCCGCGACATGCCTGCCAAGGAGCGGCGTGAATGGGCCAAGATGCGGATGGACCCCGCCGACATCGCCGACGTCACTGGATCGACCTACAATTTTACGGTCAATGGCCACGGACCTTACGACAACTGGACGGGCTTGTTTCGTGCCGGCGAACGCGTGCGGCTTCGCATCATCAACGCGTCGGCCCAGACGAACTTCAATGTCCGCATCCCTGACCTGCCGATGACGGTCGTCCAAGCGGATGGTCAGAATGTCCGTCCCGTTACCGTTGATGAGTTCCAGATCGGCGTCGCTGAAACGTTTGATGTCGTCGTCACCCCCGGGGACCGCGCCTACAGCTTCGTCAGCGAGGCGATCGACCGGTCTGGAATGGGTCGAGCCACGCTTGCGCCGCGCGAAGGGATGTTCGCGCCCGTTCCACCACTCCGCCCGCGTCCCCTGCTCACCATGAAAGACATGGGCATGGATATGAGCGGCATGGCGGGGATGGATCATGGCGGGATGGCCATGGATGGACCGAACGTGCCGAACGTTGCCGTTCGGCGAGGTGTCGATCCCTCGGCTGAGCAGAACGCGTCCCGCAATCTGTGGAAGCTGACGGGCTGGAAGGAGCCCACCGAACACGGCACGATCAAGGCTGCCGCCGGAGCGGCCGTAGCAGCCACGATGAGCGGCATGGGGCAAGGCTCTATGGCCGGCATGGACCACGCAGCCATGGGTCATGGCGCGGCTGGACCCGCTGCGGCTGGCTCGATGGCAGGGATGGACCATTCGGCCATGGGACATGGCTCTCCGGCGCAGGGTGGCGCCATGCAGGGCATGGATCACGGATCCATGAGCATGCGTGATTTCAAGAACGCCCCTCAGGTCGACAAGAACCCTGGTGTCCAGTCGATCTCGCCGATGCCGATGGATCGAACTGGCGAGCCACCGCAGGGCCTTGAGGGCATGGATCACAGGGTGCTCACCTATCGTGATCTAGTGGCCCTTCAGCGCAATCCCGATGTCCGCGCACCGACCCGCCAGTTGGAGATCCACCTTACCGGAAACATGGAACGCTACATGTGGGGCTTTGATGGCAAGAAGCTCAGCGATCCCGCTGATCCCATTCCGTTCCGGCTTAACGAACGGGTGCGTGTCACATTGGTGAATGACACGATGATGCCCCACCCGATCCACTTGCATGGGCATTTCTTCGAACTGGTCACTGGCCATGGTGCTTACGCCCCTCGCAAGCACACCGTGAACGTGCCGCCAGGAGGCAAAATGACGTTCGACGTGACCGCCGATGCGGCCGGCGACTGGGCGTTCCACTGCCACAACCTCTACCACATGACTGCCGGGATGATGCGGGTCGTGACCGTGCGCCCCTTGCAGGGAGACATGCAAAATGACCTCGCCTCTTAA
- a CDS encoding copper resistance protein B encodes MASPKTQSAPAQAACPPEHAAMGHCTPSPDQGSGQSSASLEGTNLPAGNAPPPPVPTANAADAFYGRAAMDMGRHHLEEFHGDQKFFQVLNNIAEYRAGKGADGYGWESEAWYGGDINRFWLKTEGEGVFGEGIESAEVQALYSHAIDPYWNVQGGLRYDFKPNPSRVYATVQLEGLAPSFFDVEGALFLSNKGELSARVGGYYDQRITQRLILQPRVEFDFAAQNSREIGVGAGLSKAEFGARLRYDIRREFAPYIGVQYERAFGRTASYRRAEGEKAGALQLLIGVRTWF; translated from the coding sequence GTGGCCAGCCCCAAGACCCAGTCTGCGCCAGCTCAGGCGGCCTGTCCGCCTGAGCATGCAGCCATGGGTCACTGCACGCCGAGTCCGGACCAAGGCTCGGGTCAATCCAGTGCTTCGCTCGAGGGCACCAACCTTCCGGCCGGAAACGCGCCACCGCCGCCTGTACCCACCGCCAATGCAGCGGACGCATTCTACGGCCGGGCGGCCATGGACATGGGCCGTCACCACCTCGAAGAGTTTCATGGCGACCAGAAGTTCTTCCAAGTCTTGAACAACATCGCTGAATATCGAGCTGGGAAGGGCGCTGATGGCTACGGCTGGGAAAGCGAAGCCTGGTACGGCGGCGACATAAACCGATTTTGGCTCAAGACCGAAGGTGAAGGCGTCTTCGGTGAGGGCATTGAGAGCGCCGAAGTCCAGGCCCTCTACAGTCACGCAATAGACCCATATTGGAATGTGCAAGGCGGGCTTCGCTATGACTTCAAGCCGAACCCATCGCGCGTGTACGCCACCGTGCAGTTGGAGGGACTTGCCCCCAGCTTCTTCGACGTTGAGGGCGCGCTCTTCCTGTCGAACAAGGGCGAGCTCTCCGCTCGCGTTGGTGGCTATTACGATCAGCGCATAACGCAGCGGCTCATCTTGCAGCCAAGGGTTGAGTTCGACTTTGCCGCTCAGAATAGCCGCGAGATCGGGGTTGGTGCTGGCCTGTCCAAGGCTGAGTTCGGTGCCCGCCTTCGATACGACATCAGGCGCGAGTTCGCTCCTTACATCGGTGTTCAGTACGAGCGCGCTTTCGGCAGAACCGCCAGTTACAGGCGAGCCGAGGGCGAGAAGGCGGGCGCTCTCCAGCTGCTCATCGGCGTACGAACCTGGTTCTGA
- a CDS encoding YybH family protein, translating to MKHAFFLSVALLVASPAVAQPSQALPAAAQRAEIAAIKTVLAQYKAAIEKLDATNTERLFAKDSTIFETGGVEGTYANYLAHHLGPELHEFRLFRFSDYKVDVHLIGPAAAHAIETYNYRIETKSGEIAERRGVATSVLKKIGGQWKIVSMHNSARKPRAS from the coding sequence ATGAAGCATGCATTTTTCCTCAGCGTCGCACTGCTCGTTGCATCCCCAGCGGTTGCTCAACCCAGTCAAGCGCTGCCGGCCGCAGCCCAGCGCGCTGAAATCGCGGCAATCAAGACCGTTCTTGCGCAGTACAAGGCTGCGATCGAGAAATTGGACGCGACAAACACCGAGCGCTTGTTCGCGAAGGACTCCACCATCTTCGAGACAGGTGGTGTGGAGGGTACATACGCCAACTACCTTGCGCATCACCTTGGTCCGGAGCTGCACGAGTTCAGGTTATTTCGTTTCTCAGACTACAAGGTCGACGTTCACCTGATTGGACCAGCGGCAGCCCACGCCATTGAGACATACAACTATCGCATCGAGACAAAGAGCGGTGAAATTGCCGAGCGACGCGGTGTAGCAACGAGCGTGCTGAAGAAGATCGGTGGGCAGTGGAAGATTGTCTCCATGCACAACTCCGCTCGCAAGCCGAGGGCATCATGA
- a CDS encoding DUF2231 domain-containing protein has translation MNNKQLRRLGVLLRSWVAAILVLVAFAASPPALAHKGEKHGNATQAQQMQPGHPGVLSGAGSVPKGAAQEPSHGMMEGMDMETDRSNMPFFQRLYEWMGRFHPLVVHFPIAFFPAALFTAIVGRRRPAFSAPVQFLVIAGGIFAPIAAAAGWLAGMGSEPDPILSYHRWLGVLVGVGGAALAVWAWRRPWEDRGAGMILALTVMTIAIAVQGFLGAGITHGIEHLMF, from the coding sequence ATGAACAACAAGCAACTTAGGCGCCTTGGCGTCCTGCTGCGCAGTTGGGTGGCTGCTATTCTAGTCCTTGTTGCGTTCGCAGCGTCGCCGCCCGCCCTCGCGCATAAAGGCGAGAAGCATGGGAATGCGACGCAAGCGCAACAGATGCAACCTGGACACCCGGGCGTCTTGAGCGGCGCTGGCAGCGTTCCAAAAGGTGCCGCTCAAGAGCCTTCTCACGGGATGATGGAGGGCATGGATATGGAGACCGACCGCTCCAACATGCCCTTTTTCCAGCGTCTTTACGAATGGATGGGGCGCTTTCATCCGCTCGTCGTTCACTTTCCGATCGCTTTCTTTCCCGCCGCTTTGTTCACCGCAATTGTCGGCCGCCGCCGGCCCGCCTTCTCCGCGCCCGTGCAATTCTTGGTCATCGCGGGAGGCATCTTCGCTCCCATCGCTGCCGCCGCAGGTTGGCTGGCTGGCATGGGATCAGAACCGGACCCTATCCTAAGCTACCATCGTTGGCTCGGCGTTCTCGTTGGAGTTGGCGGCGCCGCTTTGGCCGTGTGGGCGTGGCGTCGTCCGTGGGAAGATCGGGGCGCTGGCATGATCCTGGCGCTCACCGTGATGACAATTGCAATCGCCGTTCAGGGCTTCCTGGGCGCGGGCATCACGCACGGCATCGAACACCTGATGTTCTGA
- a CDS encoding DUF305 domain-containing protein, translating to MQQGHEHHQTAGNSMDDAAMMRSHYRMLALNLTISLAIMYFVMFAMINSLGEFIQNVNFFYMALTMWAPMGSLMLLMMSGMYKNKRLNMALHALFALVLVLSFLATRQQWLVGDKQFLRSMIPHHSGAILMCRESSIRDAEIKRLCDEIIPAQQREIDEMKQIMARM from the coding sequence ATGCAACAGGGACATGAGCACCATCAGACCGCCGGCAACTCGATGGACGACGCGGCCATGATGCGAAGCCACTACAGAATGCTGGCGCTGAACCTGACGATCAGTCTGGCCATCATGTACTTCGTCATGTTCGCTATGATCAACTCGCTTGGCGAGTTCATTCAGAACGTGAATTTCTTCTACATGGCTCTCACGATGTGGGCGCCAATGGGCTCGCTGATGCTGCTGATGATGAGCGGCATGTATAAGAACAAGCGCCTGAACATGGCGCTGCACGCCCTCTTTGCCCTTGTCCTCGTCCTATCCTTCCTGGCGACACGTCAGCAATGGCTGGTTGGCGACAAGCAGTTCCTGCGCTCGATGATACCGCATCACTCTGGTGCGATCCTGATGTGCCGCGAGTCGAGCATCAGGGACGCCGAGATCAAGCGTTTGTGCGACGAGATCATTCCCGCTCAGCAGCGCGAGATCGACGAGATGAAGCAGATCATGGCGCGAATGTAA
- a CDS encoding DUF411 domain-containing protein codes for MKVEDGARRRWKLPASCALMSALLSSCGTSEPVNNKAATGEPAAPQVQAAAPTKAEVITVFRDPNCGCCSLWAERARQAGYDVRVTDRPDMASVKQRYGVPTDLASCHTSLVGGYVIEGHVPAEDVDRLLRERPKDIKGIAVAGMPSGSPGMESPDGTKEPFNVVAFGADGRTSLYRSVKG; via the coding sequence ATGAAAGTTGAAGATGGAGCGCGGAGGCGCTGGAAGCTCCCCGCATCGTGCGCCCTGATGAGTGCCTTGCTTTCCAGTTGCGGCACTTCGGAGCCTGTCAACAACAAGGCGGCGACGGGTGAGCCGGCAGCTCCTCAAGTTCAAGCAGCTGCGCCGACGAAGGCTGAAGTCATCACCGTCTTCCGAGACCCGAACTGCGGCTGCTGTTCGCTCTGGGCCGAGCGAGCCCGCCAAGCCGGGTACGATGTGCGAGTGACGGATCGGCCAGACATGGCTTCGGTGAAGCAGCGCTATGGCGTGCCGACGGACCTAGCTTCCTGCCACACCAGCCTCGTTGGCGGCTACGTTATCGAAGGTCACGTTCCCGCTGAGGATGTCGACAGGCTGCTTCGCGAGCGTCCGAAGGACATCAAGGGGATTGCGGTAGCAGGAATGCCTTCTGGGTCACCTGGCATGGAAAGTCCGGATGGCACGAAGGAACCATTCAACGTGGTTGCATTCGGTGCAGACGGTCGAACTAGCCTCTACCGATCAGTGAAGGGCTGA
- a CDS encoding DUF305 domain-containing protein, whose protein sequence is MNKVTKFTALLMATAGLAACGSQADNQVAANEPAMDANMAAGNSMQMSGPFAEAEMRMDEQMMAAVGSDVGQNWLKKMIVHHQGAIDMSRIVLDQNPTADVAKMARETIAKQGKEIEDLQKLVQKGAPDQRSAELYRPAMMDMHQKMMAASGSDVSQTYMRKMLEHHKGAVAMSDVALANGVTGTLRSQIQKTRADQQKEIAMVEAMLRGEPMQSAMQQSGAKTAAQAKAEPAPTDTAKAEPKAQPKATSAARPAEPKASAAPPAKAEPAPAASTCAPEHRAAGHC, encoded by the coding sequence ATGAACAAGGTAACGAAATTCACGGCTCTGCTGATGGCTACGGCCGGGTTGGCAGCGTGCGGATCGCAAGCCGATAACCAGGTTGCTGCGAACGAGCCAGCGATGGATGCCAATATGGCGGCAGGTAACTCCATGCAGATGAGCGGGCCATTTGCGGAGGCCGAGATGCGCATGGACGAGCAGATGATGGCTGCGGTTGGCAGCGACGTCGGCCAGAATTGGCTCAAGAAGATGATCGTGCACCATCAGGGGGCGATCGACATGTCCCGCATCGTTCTGGACCAGAACCCAACCGCCGATGTCGCAAAGATGGCGCGCGAGACCATCGCCAAGCAGGGTAAGGAGATCGAGGATCTCCAGAAACTGGTTCAGAAGGGTGCGCCCGACCAGCGCAGCGCTGAGCTGTACCGCCCGGCTATGATGGACATGCACCAGAAGATGATGGCGGCGTCGGGCTCGGACGTCTCGCAAACCTACATGCGCAAAATGCTGGAGCACCATAAGGGTGCTGTGGCGATGTCGGACGTGGCTCTTGCGAACGGAGTGACAGGCACGCTTCGCAGCCAGATCCAGAAGACTCGCGCGGATCAGCAGAAGGAAATCGCCATGGTTGAGGCCATGCTGCGGGGCGAACCGATGCAGAGCGCGATGCAGCAATCGGGAGCGAAGACCGCTGCGCAGGCCAAGGCAGAACCCGCACCGACAGATACGGCTAAGGCCGAACCGAAGGCTCAGCCGAAAGCCACATCAGCTGCCCGTCCGGCCGAGCCGAAGGCAAGCGCGGCGCCTCCCGCAAAGGCCGAACCTGCCCCTGCGGCATCGACTTGCGCTCCGGAGCATCGCGCAGCAGGGCACTGCTGA
- a CDS encoding PepSY domain-containing protein — protein MRSRVIARKTHKWLGLFLGLQVVVWSLSGLYMTSIHIDTIHGDHFVRHQQPPGVDAATLRDPIALASSSGAENVRLAWIDSRPVYVLTGQAGEQVVDARNGKAVARPMEQQVRALARSYYTGPEPISSARLITDIPGEIRGRKPPLWRVEFAHWNKPTLYLSPTTGELISRRHELWRIFDFVWMLHIMDYDERENVNNLVLRVFTWGTVLLALSGAWLLLYAFPRKKKKGAARA, from the coding sequence ATGCGTAGCCGTGTGATTGCCCGAAAAACTCACAAGTGGCTTGGCCTCTTCCTCGGCCTGCAAGTGGTCGTTTGGTCGCTCAGCGGCCTTTACATGACCTCGATCCACATCGACACGATCCATGGCGATCACTTCGTGCGCCATCAGCAGCCACCGGGCGTAGATGCGGCAACGCTGAGAGATCCGATCGCCCTTGCTTCGTCCTCCGGTGCCGAGAATGTCCGTTTGGCGTGGATTGATAGCCGACCGGTCTATGTCCTGACCGGTCAAGCTGGTGAGCAAGTTGTCGACGCTAGAAACGGGAAGGCTGTTGCCCGTCCAATGGAGCAGCAGGTCCGGGCGCTCGCCCGCTCATACTACACCGGCCCCGAGCCAATCTCGTCTGCGAGGCTGATCACCGACATTCCGGGCGAGATAAGGGGCCGGAAGCCGCCGCTCTGGCGCGTGGAGTTCGCGCACTGGAACAAGCCGACGCTCTACCTCTCGCCGACGACCGGCGAATTGATTTCACGTCGTCATGAGCTTTGGCGTATCTTCGACTTCGTCTGGATGCTGCACATCATGGACTATGATGAGCGCGAGAACGTCAACAACCTGGTGCTGCGTGTTTTCACCTGGGGCACCGTCCTGCTCGCCCTCTCAGGTGCCTGGCTTCTGCTCTATGCCTTCCCGAGAAAAAAGAAGAAGGGAGCGGCACGAGCATGA